The following proteins are co-located in the Paludibaculum fermentans genome:
- a CDS encoding alanyl-tRNA editing protein, which produces MTERLYYTDSSLADFEASVLKVDESRTRVVLDRTAFYPDSGGQPRDHGQINGVEVVDLVEEEGELIHVLGAALPAVEAVQGRVDRARRFDHMQQHSGQHLLSAVFDALFGYATLSFHMGAEASTIELSASALDSGQCQAAERRANEIVFENRPLSVAFEEAAEVEGLRKESKREGLLRIVSIEGIDRSACGGTHVRHTGEIGPILLRKLEKIRGNVRVEFLCGHRAVRRARLDYDALSQIARLFSSPLDDTAALVAAQLEDAREAEKSRRKLALEMAACRGRELYAQTSEGPDGRRRYLDQRASGPLDDETRAVGQSFCAQSNGLYVATSAQPATILVVASADAGIHAGNLLKQALAAAGGRGGGNAQVAQGSLPSAEAVAALLPQLGF; this is translated from the coding sequence ATGACCGAACGCCTGTATTACACGGATTCCTCGCTCGCTGACTTCGAAGCCAGCGTGCTGAAAGTGGACGAGAGCCGTACCCGGGTCGTTCTCGACCGGACTGCGTTTTACCCCGATTCCGGCGGCCAACCGCGCGACCATGGCCAGATCAATGGCGTCGAGGTCGTCGATCTCGTGGAAGAAGAAGGCGAGCTGATTCACGTCCTGGGTGCAGCTCTGCCCGCGGTTGAAGCTGTCCAGGGGCGTGTGGACCGGGCACGCCGCTTCGACCATATGCAGCAGCACAGTGGGCAGCACCTGCTCTCCGCCGTGTTCGATGCCCTGTTCGGGTACGCCACACTGAGCTTCCACATGGGCGCCGAGGCCAGCACCATCGAGTTGTCCGCGTCCGCCCTGGATTCCGGGCAGTGCCAGGCGGCTGAACGCCGCGCCAACGAGATCGTGTTCGAGAATCGTCCGCTTTCAGTGGCCTTCGAAGAGGCTGCCGAGGTGGAGGGGTTGCGCAAGGAGAGCAAGCGCGAAGGACTGCTGCGGATCGTATCGATCGAAGGGATCGACCGCTCGGCCTGCGGCGGTACTCATGTCCGGCACACGGGCGAGATTGGCCCGATCCTGCTCCGCAAGCTGGAAAAGATCAGGGGGAACGTCCGAGTCGAATTCCTGTGCGGACATCGCGCCGTACGGCGGGCGCGGCTTGATTACGATGCGCTCTCGCAGATTGCGCGGCTCTTCTCCTCCCCCCTGGATGACACTGCTGCTTTGGTCGCTGCCCAGTTGGAGGATGCTCGGGAGGCGGAAAAGAGCCGCCGTAAACTGGCGCTGGAGATGGCCGCTTGCCGTGGCCGCGAGCTCTACGCTCAAACCAGTGAGGGGCCCGATGGCCGCCGGCGGTACCTGGATCAGCGCGCCTCAGGACCTCTTGACGACGAAACACGGGCCGTCGGGCAAAGCTTCTGCGCGCAGTCCAATGGGCTTTATGTGGCCACTTCCGCCCAGCCTGCAACGATCCTGGTGGTGGCCTCGGCGGATGCCGGAATCCACGCCGGAAATCTTCTCAAACAGGCTTTGGCTGCGGCAGGTGGACGAGGCGGCGGAAATGCTCAGGTGGCGCAAGGCAGCCTCCCCTCGGCCGAGGCGGTGGCTGCCCTGTTACCTCAATTGGGCTTCTAG
- a CDS encoding acetate/propionate family kinase, whose product MHILVPNLGSTSLKYQILDMPGEHVLASGRFERVTDYRSAIGDIRSGDTTVDAVAFKSVHAGPHYRGTFVIDEGVEAAMREFLLAAPVHNAIYLTAVEAFREAMPGVPLVGAFETEFHRTMPDFARFYGVPADWRTQFGIERYGFHGASHEFISGRAPEFLGRPKDELRTISCHLGGSSSICAIDRGVSVDTTMGFSPQSGLENATRHGDLDVFAVLYMMDRNNWSTEEVRGQLARTSGLAGLSGIPCGDVRDISAAAQAGSQDAQLALDVFTYQVRKTIGAYTAAMGGVDAVVFTGGIGENSPVLRRKSCEGLLHLGIELDAERNEKGQGDRLLSSDSSRVKVLALAANEEIVVARRAYRALTASA is encoded by the coding sequence ATGCACATCCTAGTTCCCAACCTCGGCTCCACCTCCCTGAAGTACCAGATTCTGGATATGCCGGGCGAGCACGTGCTCGCCAGCGGCCGGTTTGAGCGGGTCACCGACTACCGCTCGGCGATAGGCGACATCCGCTCCGGCGACACCACGGTTGACGCGGTGGCCTTCAAATCGGTCCACGCCGGCCCCCACTACCGGGGCACTTTCGTCATTGACGAGGGAGTGGAGGCAGCCATGCGGGAGTTCCTGCTGGCTGCTCCGGTCCACAACGCCATCTACCTCACGGCGGTGGAGGCGTTCCGCGAAGCCATGCCCGGCGTCCCCCTGGTTGGCGCATTCGAGACGGAATTCCACCGGACCATGCCTGACTTCGCCCGCTTTTATGGCGTGCCGGCCGATTGGCGGACGCAGTTCGGGATTGAGCGGTATGGCTTCCACGGCGCCTCCCACGAGTTCATCAGCGGACGCGCGCCGGAGTTCCTGGGCCGCCCCAAGGACGAGTTGCGGACCATCAGTTGCCACCTGGGCGGCAGTTCCTCGATCTGTGCCATCGACCGCGGTGTGTCCGTCGATACAACCATGGGGTTTTCGCCTCAATCGGGACTCGAGAACGCGACCCGCCACGGCGACCTGGATGTGTTCGCCGTACTGTACATGATGGACCGCAACAACTGGTCCACCGAAGAGGTGCGCGGGCAACTGGCGCGGACCAGCGGTCTGGCCGGTCTCTCCGGCATCCCGTGCGGGGACGTCCGCGACATCTCCGCTGCCGCCCAGGCCGGAAGCCAGGATGCGCAGCTTGCCCTGGATGTGTTCACCTACCAGGTTCGCAAGACGATCGGCGCCTATACGGCGGCGATGGGCGGGGTGGATGCGGTTGTCTTTACCGGCGGGATTGGCGAAAACTCCCCGGTGTTGCGGCGGAAGTCCTGCGAGGGCCTGCTGCACCTGGGCATCGAACTCGATGCTGAGCGCAATGAAAAGGGCCAGGGCGACCGCCTTCTGTCCAGCGATAGCTCGCGGGTGAAAGTGCTGGCCCTGGCCGCAAATGAGGAGATCGTGGTGGCGCGCCGCGCCTACCGGGCTCTGACAGCCTCGGCCTAG
- the nuoI gene encoding NADH-quinone oxidoreductase subunit NuoI produces the protein MPTINDILSGAAAIAKGMGITLKEMMNPVITDDYPDAPPKFQERYRGLHVLQRDENGLEKCVACFLCSAACPTQCIYIEAADNTEKVRISGGERYAEVYNIDYSRCIFCGYCVEACPTDAITHGHGFELASYNTSTLVYRKEKLLAAPPTGTDGKLKLDHPVNVSEGGH, from the coding sequence ATGCCGACGATCAACGACATTCTCTCCGGTGCCGCGGCAATCGCCAAGGGCATGGGCATCACTCTGAAAGAGATGATGAATCCCGTCATCACCGACGACTATCCCGACGCCCCGCCGAAGTTCCAGGAACGGTATCGCGGGCTGCACGTGCTGCAGCGCGACGAAAACGGCCTGGAAAAGTGCGTCGCCTGTTTCCTCTGCTCGGCCGCCTGCCCTACGCAGTGCATCTACATTGAGGCCGCCGACAACACGGAAAAGGTGCGCATAAGTGGCGGCGAGCGCTACGCCGAGGTCTACAACATCGATTACAGCCGCTGCATTTTCTGCGGCTACTGTGTGGAAGCCTGTCCGACCGACGCCATCACCCACGGGCATGGCTTCGAACTCGCCAGCTACAACACGTCGACCCTGGTCTACCGGAAAGAGAAGCTGCTTGCCGCCCCGCCCACGGGCACCGACGGCAAGCTAAAACTGGATCATCCGGTGAATGTTTCCGAAGGCGGGCATTAG
- a CDS encoding peroxiredoxin family protein, which produces MGKGPERTLETGETAPDFQLELAGGGSRSLEQILAKGPALVTFYKVSCPTCQLTLPYLQRLQDSQFQVVAVCQDEADRAQEFNEAFEVELPNLLDKADDGYPVSNAYGITHVPTMFLIEPDRRISWTWTGFHKRELETLAERAGRAIFRPTDKVPEAKFG; this is translated from the coding sequence ATGGGGAAGGGGCCGGAACGCACCCTGGAGACTGGCGAGACCGCACCGGATTTCCAACTGGAACTCGCGGGAGGTGGCAGCCGTTCCCTGGAACAGATTCTTGCCAAGGGTCCCGCGCTGGTCACTTTTTACAAGGTGTCCTGCCCCACGTGCCAGTTGACGCTGCCCTATCTGCAGCGTTTGCAGGACAGTCAGTTTCAGGTGGTGGCGGTCTGCCAGGACGAAGCAGACCGGGCGCAGGAGTTCAACGAGGCGTTTGAGGTGGAGCTGCCGAATCTGCTGGACAAGGCGGATGACGGCTATCCGGTGAGCAACGCGTACGGCATTACGCATGTGCCTACCATGTTCCTGATTGAGCCGGACCGCCGGATCTCGTGGACGTGGACGGGGTTTCACAAGCGCGAGTTGGAGACGCTCGCCGAGCGGGCGGGCAGGGCGATCTTCCGGCCCACCGACAAGGTGCCGGAAGCAAAGTTTGGTTGA
- a CDS encoding FAD-dependent oxidoreductase, protein MRLVVVGGVAAGLSAASRARRLDRSLEIVVLEKGNRISYGACGMPYWVEGQVRSMDELTVYKPEFFERERDIRIRTGCEVTTVQHSRREVALRSGERIRYDRLVWAAGARPAERIQHERVFNLHTDVDAERLQEFLRTRQPRTAAVIGGGYIGLEMATALRARGLAVTLFHEGTQLLHREEDWLTKKLVERLERCRVEVRLNTRAAAPAELPYDLVLCATGLKPNVEVMAEAGAELGRTGALRVSEQQETTLSGVYAAGDCCETTHVVSGRPVWVPLGTTANKMGRVAGSNAAGQRERFSGIVGTSVVRVGGMAVAMTGLSTQQARRDGFSPVDVLIESRARPKYFRGKMLQVQLVADRNSRRLLGAAIAGDEDAAGRINVVAAALAAKMRVEDFADLDLAYAPPYATVNDPLLVAAHQLRKALD, encoded by the coding sequence ATGAGACTGGTGGTAGTCGGCGGCGTGGCGGCCGGCCTCAGCGCTGCGTCACGAGCCCGGCGGCTGGACCGATCCCTCGAAATTGTCGTCCTGGAGAAGGGCAACCGGATCTCCTACGGAGCCTGCGGTATGCCGTACTGGGTGGAGGGCCAGGTGCGCTCGATGGACGAGCTCACCGTCTACAAGCCCGAATTCTTCGAGCGGGAACGAGACATCCGGATTCGCACCGGCTGCGAAGTCACCACCGTGCAGCATTCGCGCCGCGAAGTAGCACTGCGGAGTGGCGAACGTATCCGGTACGACCGTCTGGTGTGGGCGGCCGGTGCGCGGCCGGCCGAACGAATTCAACACGAGCGCGTCTTCAATCTGCACACCGATGTCGACGCCGAACGGCTGCAGGAGTTCCTGCGGACCCGCCAACCGCGCACGGCAGCCGTGATCGGCGGCGGCTACATCGGCCTGGAAATGGCGACCGCCCTGCGCGCGCGCGGCCTGGCGGTCACTTTGTTCCACGAAGGGACCCAGTTGCTGCACCGGGAAGAAGACTGGCTGACAAAGAAACTGGTCGAGCGACTGGAGCGCTGCCGGGTCGAAGTCAGGCTGAACACCCGCGCCGCAGCGCCGGCCGAACTGCCGTACGACCTGGTGCTGTGCGCCACAGGCTTGAAGCCGAATGTGGAAGTAATGGCCGAAGCCGGCGCGGAACTGGGCCGGACCGGCGCCCTGCGCGTCAGCGAACAGCAAGAGACCACGCTGAGCGGAGTCTACGCGGCCGGCGATTGCTGCGAGACTACCCACGTCGTCAGCGGCCGGCCGGTCTGGGTGCCGCTGGGCACAACAGCGAACAAAATGGGCCGGGTGGCGGGCTCGAATGCAGCCGGGCAGCGGGAACGCTTCAGCGGCATCGTGGGCACTTCCGTGGTGCGGGTGGGCGGCATGGCCGTCGCGATGACGGGCCTTTCCACGCAGCAGGCTCGGCGCGACGGTTTCTCCCCCGTGGATGTCCTGATCGAATCGCGCGCCCGGCCTAAGTACTTCCGTGGAAAGATGTTGCAGGTGCAGCTCGTAGCCGACCGGAATTCCCGGCGGCTGCTGGGGGCGGCCATCGCGGGCGACGAGGACGCGGCCGGACGCATCAATGTGGTGGCCGCCGCCCTGGCGGCGAAAATGCGCGTCGAGGATTTCGCGGATCTGGATTTGGCCTACGCCCCGCCGTATGCGACAGTGAACGATCCGCTGCTGGTAGCCGCCCACCAGTTGCGCAAGGCGCTGGATTGA
- a CDS encoding STAS domain-containing protein — protein MPFEIERREHDGVMILAPHGRLMIGEAVETFRNTLDALYTQGRTQVVLDFSDVDYIDSSALGCLVVAHTKFHKAGGVMPMFGLNRRTIELLVITKLATVFRIAESEVEAVNLCFPDRDSKPFDILNFVETQRARKKGGVRE, from the coding sequence ATGCCATTCGAAATAGAACGCAGAGAGCACGACGGAGTCATGATTCTGGCCCCGCACGGCCGGCTGATGATCGGCGAAGCGGTGGAGACGTTCCGCAACACGCTCGACGCGCTATATACGCAGGGCCGGACGCAGGTGGTGCTGGACTTCAGCGACGTGGACTACATCGACTCCAGCGCCCTCGGCTGCCTGGTCGTGGCCCACACCAAGTTCCACAAAGCCGGCGGGGTCATGCCGATGTTCGGGCTGAACCGCCGCACGATCGAGTTGCTGGTGATCACGAAACTGGCGACAGTCTTCCGCATTGCTGAAAGCGAGGTCGAGGCGGTGAACCTGTGTTTTCCCGACCGGGATTCCAAGCCCTTCGACATCCTCAATTTCGTCGAGACGCAGCGAGCGCGTAAGAAGGGTGGCGTCCGCGAATGA
- a CDS encoding alpha-amylase family protein produces MQSTAITRRQFGALLAASAVSTAEAAPPRLRRSESYFGLHFDLHPNEKDTVLGRDVTEAMVENLLAQARPDFVQYDSKGHPGWLGWPSKVGPSAPGIVRDSLEIWRKVTARRGVALYIHFSGVWDSEAVRRHPDWARVGPAGEAEPNQTSTFGPYVDQLMIPELREAASKYELDGAWVDGECWATKPDYIQAALKAYGKPAPKSSRDPGWNDWLEFQREQFRKYVRHYVDEVHKTNPGFQIASNWLYSTFVPEEPDLPVDFLSGDYLGNASISTARLEARYMGQTGRPWDLMAWGFQQAQSNAIGHVHKPAVQLEQEASVVLAQSGGFQIYYVPTRAGYFEESHVKTMAQVGKFCRSVQAVSQHTETVPQIGVVFSRETLYQTSNKLFGGWGKASDPARGWLDLLLGCQWSVDVLPDWKLDRVAVRYPCIVLPDWAAPGQRVKDQLVQYVKGGGKLIVCGAGNAELFSAETGIRPLGPPADTPAFVQGAVLGNVTGRWLDFDPGLAQVLARRFPDLDTTAAGTPAAVSLSLGKGTLVVCAGPVGTVYAATHAASVRTFARNLVAPLFEPLVKVSAPPSVEVVLRRKNSQLLVHLLNATDMQVAGDYSTVDFVPPLAGLKLSFGAHKPKSVKLEPTGQALEPALVDGSWTVGIPVLEMHLVAVVVT; encoded by the coding sequence ATGCAGTCTACCGCCATTACCCGCCGCCAATTTGGGGCGCTGCTGGCCGCTTCGGCCGTTTCCACCGCCGAGGCCGCTCCGCCGCGCCTGCGGCGCTCTGAGAGTTACTTCGGACTCCATTTTGACCTGCATCCGAATGAGAAGGACACGGTTCTGGGGAGAGATGTTACAGAGGCGATGGTGGAGAACCTGTTGGCGCAGGCGCGGCCGGACTTTGTCCAGTATGATTCCAAGGGACATCCCGGCTGGCTCGGCTGGCCCTCCAAGGTGGGTCCGTCGGCGCCCGGCATCGTGCGGGACTCCCTCGAGATCTGGCGCAAGGTGACGGCCCGGCGCGGCGTGGCGCTTTACATCCATTTCTCCGGCGTCTGGGACAGTGAGGCCGTCAGGCGCCATCCGGATTGGGCGCGCGTCGGACCGGCCGGCGAGGCAGAGCCGAATCAGACGTCCACCTTCGGACCGTACGTCGATCAGTTGATGATTCCGGAGTTGCGCGAAGCCGCCTCGAAATACGAACTCGACGGCGCCTGGGTCGACGGGGAATGCTGGGCCACCAAACCGGACTATATCCAGGCGGCCCTGAAGGCCTATGGCAAGCCCGCTCCCAAGTCGTCTCGTGATCCCGGTTGGAACGACTGGTTGGAATTCCAACGGGAGCAGTTCCGTAAGTACGTCCGCCACTACGTAGACGAAGTTCACAAGACGAACCCGGGCTTTCAGATCGCCAGCAACTGGTTGTACTCCACGTTTGTGCCGGAGGAGCCGGACCTGCCTGTCGATTTCCTCTCCGGCGACTACCTGGGCAACGCCAGTATTTCCACCGCCCGGCTGGAGGCACGCTACATGGGGCAGACCGGCCGGCCCTGGGACCTGATGGCCTGGGGCTTCCAGCAGGCTCAGTCGAACGCCATCGGCCACGTTCACAAACCAGCCGTGCAACTGGAACAGGAAGCATCGGTGGTACTGGCCCAAAGCGGCGGCTTCCAGATCTACTACGTCCCCACGCGTGCGGGCTACTTCGAAGAGAGCCACGTCAAGACGATGGCGCAGGTGGGCAAGTTCTGCCGCTCCGTGCAGGCCGTTTCGCAACACACTGAGACGGTGCCGCAGATCGGGGTGGTCTTTTCCCGCGAAACGCTGTACCAGACCTCGAACAAGCTCTTCGGCGGGTGGGGGAAGGCCTCGGATCCGGCTCGTGGTTGGCTCGACCTGCTGCTCGGCTGCCAGTGGTCCGTGGACGTCCTGCCTGATTGGAAGCTCGATCGCGTGGCGGTCCGCTATCCGTGCATCGTACTGCCGGATTGGGCAGCGCCGGGCCAGCGGGTCAAGGATCAGTTGGTGCAGTACGTGAAGGGTGGGGGCAAGCTGATTGTCTGCGGCGCCGGCAACGCGGAGCTCTTCTCGGCCGAAACCGGCATTCGTCCGCTGGGGCCGCCGGCCGACACACCCGCCTTTGTGCAGGGTGCGGTATTGGGCAATGTGACGGGCCGATGGCTCGACTTCGATCCCGGCCTGGCTCAGGTGCTGGCGCGGCGATTCCCCGACTTGGACACCACTGCCGCAGGGACGCCCGCCGCGGTTTCCTTGAGTTTGGGGAAGGGCACGCTGGTGGTCTGCGCCGGCCCGGTGGGTACGGTCTATGCGGCCACGCATGCCGCGTCTGTGCGCACCTTCGCCCGCAATCTGGTCGCGCCCCTCTTCGAGCCTCTCGTCAAGGTAAGCGCACCGCCCTCAGTGGAGGTGGTATTGCGCAGGAAGAACAGCCAACTCCTGGTGCACCTGCTGAACGCCACCGACATGCAGGTGGCGGGAGACTACTCAACGGTGGACTTCGTTCCCCCTCTGGCTGGTTTGAAGCTCTCCTTTGGGGCTCACAAGCCGAAGTCGGTTAAGTTGGAGCCGACGGGGCAAGCGCTCGAGCCAGCGCTGGTCGACGGGAGTTGGACGGTCGGAATTCCGGTCCTGGAGATGCATCTCGTGGCGGTCGTGGTAACATAG
- a CDS encoding CheR family methyltransferase gives MSTTLNGPEKADARLDPENYRFLQEFVYRESGIVLDQDKHYLMEARLSPIVTKQRLGSLNDLCKLLRAVSPAGLRQQVVDSMTTNETMFFRESVQYDALRRIVLPQLMERRRDRRRLNFWSAAASSGQEAYSLAMMLREMGLDDWYIQIAATDLSNQILERAREGRFLQIEVNRGLPVQYLVKYFRRDGLDWVIRDEIRNMIRFERFDLRQGMGAMGPFDVVFCRNVLIYFDVPTKRRILGEIRNTLFRGGHLLLGGSETTLGLDDGYELIPACGAVLYRVP, from the coding sequence ATGAGCACGACGCTGAATGGGCCGGAAAAAGCAGACGCCCGGCTGGATCCGGAGAACTATCGATTTCTCCAGGAGTTTGTATACCGTGAATCGGGCATCGTGCTGGATCAGGACAAGCACTACCTGATGGAGGCGAGGCTCAGCCCGATCGTAACCAAACAAAGGTTGGGCTCACTGAACGACCTTTGCAAGTTGCTGCGGGCCGTCAGCCCGGCAGGCCTGCGTCAGCAGGTAGTGGACTCCATGACCACGAACGAGACGATGTTCTTCCGGGAGTCCGTGCAATACGACGCCCTTCGCCGGATCGTGCTGCCGCAACTCATGGAGCGGCGCCGCGATCGGCGCAGGCTGAATTTCTGGTCCGCCGCCGCGTCCAGCGGCCAGGAAGCCTACAGCCTGGCGATGATGCTGCGCGAGATGGGACTGGACGACTGGTACATCCAGATTGCCGCCACCGATCTGTCCAATCAGATTCTTGAACGGGCACGCGAGGGCCGCTTCCTGCAGATCGAGGTGAATCGTGGGCTCCCGGTCCAATACCTGGTGAAGTATTTCCGGCGGGATGGGCTGGACTGGGTGATCCGGGACGAAATCCGGAACATGATCAGGTTTGAACGATTCGACCTGCGGCAGGGCATGGGCGCCATGGGTCCTTTCGATGTGGTCTTTTGCCGGAATGTGCTGATCTACTTTGACGTTCCGACGAAGCGGCGCATCCTGGGCGAGATTCGGAATACCCTCTTCCGAGGCGGGCATCTGCTGCTGGGTGGGAGCGAGACAACGCTGGGGCTTGATGACGGGTACGAACTGATTCCGGCCTGCGGCGCCGTGCTCTACCGCGTCCCGTGA
- the cheB gene encoding chemotaxis-specific protein-glutamate methyltransferase CheB, with protein sequence MHASRARRELAPGSRIRVLVVDKSVMVRRLLAHALEADPLIEVVGAAATGTVALERIPQINPDVLTLDLEAGDKDGLDTLRRVRSLYPEMRVILISAALERGAPATLEALAQGVDDYVSKPPQEPPSEQDAARVRCELAPKIRQFFRVSAARAGGQAGTAPPTQFQAERSLGQAVVIGVSTGGPAALASILPSFPPKFALPILVVQHMPAQFTKLLANRLSGLCPFPVVEAAEGEPVRPGAVVLAAGDFHMRVRRENGRATIRLDQSPPENSCRPSVDVLFRSAGEVYGAGVLAAVLTGMGLDGLRGASTLKAVGATVLAQDEASSVVWGMPGAVATAGLADAILPLDSIVPEIVRRIRKT encoded by the coding sequence ATGCATGCATCCCGAGCGCGAAGGGAACTGGCACCCGGGTCGAGAATCCGGGTGCTTGTAGTGGACAAGTCCGTTATGGTGCGCCGGCTGCTGGCACACGCCCTTGAGGCAGATCCCCTCATCGAGGTGGTGGGAGCAGCCGCCACCGGAACGGTCGCGTTGGAGCGGATCCCCCAGATCAATCCCGATGTTCTCACTCTCGATCTGGAAGCCGGGGACAAAGACGGGCTCGACACCCTGCGCCGGGTCCGCAGCCTGTATCCGGAAATGCGGGTAATCCTGATCAGCGCAGCACTGGAACGGGGCGCTCCGGCAACACTGGAGGCGCTGGCCCAGGGGGTGGACGACTATGTATCCAAGCCGCCCCAGGAGCCCCCCTCCGAGCAGGACGCAGCCCGGGTTCGCTGTGAGTTGGCGCCGAAGATCCGGCAATTCTTTCGAGTGTCGGCGGCAAGGGCAGGTGGCCAGGCGGGCACGGCGCCTCCAACCCAATTCCAGGCAGAGCGCAGCCTGGGCCAAGCCGTGGTGATCGGGGTCTCAACGGGCGGCCCGGCGGCGCTGGCCAGCATCCTGCCAAGCTTCCCTCCGAAGTTTGCGTTGCCCATCCTGGTTGTCCAGCACATGCCGGCACAGTTCACCAAGCTGCTGGCGAACAGATTGTCCGGGCTCTGTCCGTTTCCCGTCGTTGAGGCGGCGGAAGGCGAACCGGTCCGGCCGGGCGCCGTGGTGCTCGCCGCCGGGGATTTCCATATGCGCGTCAGGAGGGAGAACGGCCGGGCCACCATACGGCTGGATCAATCGCCACCGGAGAACTCCTGCCGGCCCTCGGTGGATGTACTGTTCCGGTCGGCTGGCGAGGTGTACGGCGCAGGAGTACTGGCTGCCGTACTCACCGGCATGGGTCTCGACGGACTGCGCGGGGCGTCCACCTTGAAGGCCGTCGGCGCCACCGTGCTGGCCCAGGACGAGGCGAGCAGCGTTGTCTGGGGGATGCCGGGCGCCGTGGCCACCGCCGGGCTGGCAGACGCCATCCTGCCTCTGGACTCGATAGTGCCGGAAATCGTGCGGCGAATCCGGAAAACCTAA
- a CDS encoding response regulator — MNALVVDDSRAMRMILSRELAALGFEVTQAASGTEALKLLEPPLSCPNLVLVDWNMPGITGLEFVQAVRTKPEALSTALLMVTTETGMGQMVRAMEAGANEYLMKPFTREMIADKLRIIGLLE; from the coding sequence ATGAACGCACTGGTGGTGGATGACTCACGCGCAATGCGGATGATTCTGTCCAGGGAACTGGCAGCGCTCGGGTTCGAGGTAACCCAGGCTGCCAGTGGCACCGAGGCTTTGAAGTTACTGGAACCGCCGCTTTCGTGTCCGAATCTGGTGCTTGTCGATTGGAACATGCCTGGCATCACGGGGCTGGAGTTCGTGCAGGCAGTAAGGACAAAGCCCGAGGCCCTATCGACAGCACTTCTCATGGTCACTACCGAGACGGGCATGGGCCAGATGGTTCGGGCCATGGAAGCAGGAGCCAACGAGTACCTCATGAAGCCGTTCACGCGGGAGATGATCGCGGACAAGTTGCGCATCATCGGGTTGCTGGAGTAG